A portion of the Salvelinus alpinus chromosome 33, SLU_Salpinus.1, whole genome shotgun sequence genome contains these proteins:
- the LOC139563048 gene encoding purine nucleoside phosphorylase-like translates to MSYTSESRYTYEQYKETADWLLERTQHMPKVAIICGSGLGGLADLLENSVAFPYKDIPHFPQSTVPGHAGNLVFGELQGKACVCMQGRFHYYEGYSIAMVTYPVRVSTLLGVETLIVTNAAGGLNPKFNVGDIMLIRDHINMPGLAGINPLRGHNDDRFGVRFPCMSDAYDADLGRLAREVAEEQGCSSFLQQGVYCNVGGPAFETVAESKILLSLGADAVGMSTVPEVIVARHGGLRVFGLSLITNRVVSEYGSQERANHEEVLEITQRRTQDLQKLIINLLARI, encoded by the exons ATGTCATACACCAGCGAGAGCAG GTACACCTATGAGCAGTACAAAGAGACAGCTGATTGGCTGCTGGAGCGTACGCAGCACATGCCCAAGGTGGCCATCATCTGTGGTTCTGGACTGGGAGGGCTGGCAGACTTACTGGAGAATAGTGTAGCCTTCCCTTATAAAGACATCCCTCACTTCCCTCAGAGCACag tGCCAGGCCATGCTGGGAATCTGGTGTTTGGGGAGCTGCAAGGGAAGGCCTGTGTTTGTATGCAGGGCAGGTTCCATTACTATGAGGGCTACAGCATTGCCATG GTGACGTACCCGGTGCGTGTGTCTACTCTGCTTGGGGTGGAGACGTTGATAGTGACCAACGCTGCAGGAGGACTGAACCCTAAGTTCAATGTTGGTGACATCATGTTGATCAGAGACCACATCAATATGCCTGGCCTGGCCGGCATCAACCCTCTGAGGGGACACAACGATGACAG GTTTGGTGTGCGGTTCCCCTGCATGTCGGATGCATATGATGCAGACCTGGGCCGTTTGGCTCGAGAGGTGGCGGAGGAGCAGGGCTGTTCCTCTTTCCTCCAACAGGGGGTGTACTGCAATGTGGGCGGCCCCGCCTTCGAGACAGTGGCAGAGAGCAAGATACTGCTGAGCCTGGGGGCAGACGCTGTGG GTATGAGTACAGTGCCAGAAGTGATTGTGGCTCGTCACGGTGGTCTGCGTGTGTTTGGTCTGTCTCTCATCACCAACCGCGTGGTATCAGAGTATGGCAGCCAGGAACGCGCCAACCATGAGGAGGTGCTGGAAATCACCCAGCGACGCACACAGGACCTGCAGAAACTCATCATCAACCTCTTGGCCCGAatatag